A region of the Dermatophagoides farinae isolate YC_2012a chromosome 7, ASM2471394v1, whole genome shotgun sequence genome:
atataatgaattgatcTTGATGAATATACCATTAATATTGATGTTCTATAAACAAGTTTCAAATTTAGATTAGATTAGGAttcattgcaaaaaaaaataatttcattaaaaacaTAAATCACCCAGGAAACGTTAATGATTCTTTTGAATACGgtgattaaattttaatttcaaggcatacaaacaaaacaatttaatGTATTCACTACagaaatgttttatttttgttcgtttattCTTGAGACATGTATAAAACTTTTTGACAacaaaccaaagaaaaatgtcattAATATCAGTCGTtaaaatatcaaatgattattgtagttttttttcaaacaaaaaaaaattcattatcacaatgaataatcatttggcaaattaattaattttcttgaattttgaaaaacttATAAAAACTGAATAACTTAAATGTTCTGCTACAACTTGATTTCACACGCTGTCGTTTGTTTGACTTAAATAAAAGTATTTTAAACATGTCTTTAATTCTCAAAATTACCAAGCGAAATCTAAGCTTATCATTGCCGCGGCAAAATTATAATGGATTAATCACAAGAATGTTCAACGAAGAGTTGATGCTGACCATATTGTTGACATtcagattgaatttttcgcTATCTGATTACTACTTTCatcgattatcaatcaattttaagaCATTCAAACCGGCATTCGTCataacaacaatttcatggctaactatttcttttttttcatcattggtttTCTGGCCAAATAATCAGTTATTTATCACTATAAAACATTATGAAGAAATGTTTAAAACACCagcattgaatttattatttagcCAATTGGCTATCACGTATACGATCATGGAATATCCATCTTTCTTTTTAATGAAAGAAACATTGATGTATCGTTGTCCATTGATAGATTTATTGGCGGTCGATATACCgattcaggaaaaaaaattctctacTAAAATGCgtcaaaatttgatcaaattctttgtaataataaatttcataGCAACAATAACCtatttgaatataattaTCTTAATGTTTACAATTAGTATCCTTATGAATTATTTGTACCTGCCATTTTATCTGGATAATCGCATAACAATGATACAATTTACAACttgttttccatcatcattgttaatgacaatgaatacTATATTCACAACTGCTCAATTATGTACATCAGGAAAATTATTCCTTTTCTATTTACTGTTCTTCACATATCGTATCAAACAATTGTACAGGATTTCTTGGTCGATATTCAAtacatcattttatttatcatataTGGCTAAAAAAAGATTCTGGTTTCAATTCTTTCGTGAATACATTATTTTGTATGACACAGTTGCTCGATTAAATCGATCAGTCAAAGTAGCTTTATTGAGCCTTGAATTAATAAACAAATCGGCTGTTATATTTGGTTGTGTATTTTACAGTAAACAAACTAGAATGTCCGTTGTTAACGTTGCATTTATAATATCTGCAATAGTAGCATTTATTTTCACCAATTTTACATATTCACGCATAGCCCGTATACCTgaatacaataaaaaatgtgTACAATATTTATTCCAATGGTTAGAACGATCACATTTTCAGAATAAAAGATTGGATGCTTCAATCAAACGAATGGTTGAATTACGggcaataatcaaatcaaatctattCGTACAGACAATGACCAATAATCGACTTGGTTTCACATGTGGCCATTTATTCTACATAACTAAATacaaatataatgaattgatcTTGATGAATATAccattgatattgatgttttataaacaaatttcaaatttagattagattaacattcattcaaagaaaatcattttaataaAAGTTctataacatttttttgcgtcaacttttttgaattcttaGTATTTGATgtcaattttaataatttttcttaatTTATCTGAAAACCATTCAAAAACACGTTTTGATCATCTAAATTAACTTATTTACCGAATTCGATAATTGTTATCCGAAATAGTGAAGTTCTTGCCTCCTACCCCCGATATGACATTGATAAccatggaaacaaaaaaaaaaatttttgaaaatcaaacaagatcattgattttgacaATGTTCTAGAATCTAGATCAGTCATTCTCAACCACTGTGCCGCGGCACTTTTGTGTGCCGCGAAATTCTAAGATTGTGCCGCCAAATTTTAgatttaataaaatgaaaatattttttgttttgatacatttgaatattatgGCAATCCTGAATCAAAAACATGTACTTCGATTAGTCAAATATCTATTAATAGTTGTGCGAATTGTTTGTAGTGGAACCAACATAGGAAAAATAAGTataattaaacaaacaaataaaagcAATTCTTctttaaacaattttttattaatcaatgttTTACAAAAAGTGCTAGATTCTAGAAATGgcaagtccaaactaacacgaccagttcagaattcaaaatcgagaaaataacaaatccaaactaacacgatcagttcagaattcaaaattcacaatcgagaaaatggcaaatccaaactaacacgaccagttcagaattcaaaattcacaatcgagaaaatggcaaatccaaactaacacgaccagttcagaattcaaaattcacaatcGAGAAAAAGGCAAATCCGACCTAACACGATCAGtacaaaatcaagaaaataacaaatccaacctaacacgaccagttcagaatcgagataataacaaatccaaactaacacgatcagttcagaattcaaaattcacaatcgagaaaatggcaaatccaaactaacacaaccagttcagaattcaaaattcacaatcGAGAAAAAGGCAAATCCGACCTAACAcaaccagttcagaatcgaaaaaataacaagtccaaactaaAACGACCAGTTCATCTTCAATGGCAGAACATCCGATACATATCGAATTAATTAAATGTAACAAACATTATTTAACTCTGAATCTTGGAAAacacaattcatcattgaaaataatttttaatgaatcTAAAAAACGGTATAGAAACCAA
Encoded here:
- the LOC142597677 gene encoding uncharacterized protein LOC142597677 is translated as MTDLDSRTLSKSMILFDFQKFFLFIIFVFSYYSLSLTMMMENNRTFKLFSFYKFFKIQEN